One bacterium DNA segment encodes these proteins:
- a CDS encoding glutamate-cysteine ligase family protein: MIAEPSWTMGIEEEYLLVERDTGALVSYQPQGLIEKVKALRHGLVSPELFSCQIEIGTPVCENLKDLRAEIGLLRIAVSEASDDYGLAPIAASTHPFTRWETQQVTDGDR; encoded by the coding sequence ATGATTGCCGAGCCTTCCTGGACTATGGGGATCGAGGAGGAGTACCTCCTGGTCGAGCGCGATACGGGGGCGCTCGTGTCCTACCAGCCCCAGGGCCTGATCGAGAAGGTCAAGGCCCTGCGCCACGGATTGGTGAGCCCCGAGCTGTTCAGCTGCCAGATCGAGATCGGGACCCCGGTCTGCGAGAACCTCAAGGACCTGAGGGCAGAGATCGGGCTGCTGCGAATAGCCGTCTCCGAGGCCTCTGACGACTACGGCCTGGCCCCGATCGCCGCCTCGACCCATCCGTTCACCCGCTGGGAGACCCAGCAGGTGACCGACGGCGACCG